The proteins below are encoded in one region of Pongo pygmaeus isolate AG05252 chromosome 20, NHGRI_mPonPyg2-v2.0_pri, whole genome shotgun sequence:
- the LOC129020621 gene encoding uncharacterized protein LOC129020621 isoform X1, whose product MQLFGEMQDPQECPGLGSIPCILFFYRVDKNHQACSSRGTDDHLRSSESLGFCPLQRKGGIATVSRSGFLHTVGLSPGFLLASPTAFSASDLGRWTQGLLLDRAVEGAACLEDALRMEGAGADMMSDTSSGSLEVSLGSWETSFATVSPGESGHSWEDGDTCNRHWSFQDPE is encoded by the exons ATGCAGCTGTTTGGTGAGATGCAGGACCCTCAGGAGTGCCCAGGCTTGGGCAGCATCCCCTGCATTCTGTTTTTCTACCGGGTTGACAAAAACCACCAG GCCTGCAGCTCCCGGGGCACTGATGATCATTTAAGGAGCAGTGAGAGCCTAGGATTCTGCCCCCTGCAGAG GAAGGGAGGCATAGCCACTGTCTCCCGATCTGGATTCCTGCACACAGTGGGTCTGAGCCCTGGCTTCCTCCTTGCCAGCCCCACTGCATTCAGTGCCTCTGATCTAGGGAGATGGACCCAGGGGTTGCTCCTGGACAGGGCAGTTGAAGGAGCTGCTTGCCTGGAAGATGCATTGCGGATGGAAGGAGCAG GAGCTGACATGATGAGTGACACGAGTTCTGGAAGCTTGGAGGTGAGCCTCGGCAGCTGGGAGACTTCATTTGCCACCGTGTCACCTGGGGAGAGCGGCCACAGCTGGGAGGATGGTGACACCTGCA ACCGTCACTGGAGCTTCCAGGACCCAGAATAA
- the LOC129020621 gene encoding uncharacterized protein LOC129020621 isoform X3 encodes MQLFGEMQDPQECPGLGSIPCILFFYRVDKNHQACSSRGTDDHLRSSESLGFCPLQSPTAFSASDLGRWTQGLLLDRAVEGAACLEDALRMEGAGADMMSDTSSGSLEVSLGSWETSFATVSPGESGHSWEDGDTCNRHWSFQDPE; translated from the exons ATGCAGCTGTTTGGTGAGATGCAGGACCCTCAGGAGTGCCCAGGCTTGGGCAGCATCCCCTGCATTCTGTTTTTCTACCGGGTTGACAAAAACCACCAG GCCTGCAGCTCCCGGGGCACTGATGATCATTTAAGGAGCAGTGAGAGCCTAGGATTCTGCCCCCTGCAGAG CCCCACTGCATTCAGTGCCTCTGATCTAGGGAGATGGACCCAGGGGTTGCTCCTGGACAGGGCAGTTGAAGGAGCTGCTTGCCTGGAAGATGCATTGCGGATGGAAGGAGCAG GAGCTGACATGATGAGTGACACGAGTTCTGGAAGCTTGGAGGTGAGCCTCGGCAGCTGGGAGACTTCATTTGCCACCGTGTCACCTGGGGAGAGCGGCCACAGCTGGGAGGATGGTGACACCTGCA ACCGTCACTGGAGCTTCCAGGACCCAGAATAA
- the LOC129020621 gene encoding uncharacterized protein LOC129020621 isoform X2 encodes MRQSRHGGGFWRPGRPRWMAQACSSRGTDDHLRSSESLGFCPLQRKGGIATVSRSGFLHTVGLSPGFLLASPTAFSASDLGRWTQGLLLDRAVEGAACLEDALRMEGAGADMMSDTSSGSLEVSLGSWETSFATVSPGESGHSWEDGDTCNRHWSFQDPE; translated from the exons ATGAGACAGAGCAGACATGGTGGGGGCTTTTGGAGGccagggaggcccaggtggaTGGCACAG GCCTGCAGCTCCCGGGGCACTGATGATCATTTAAGGAGCAGTGAGAGCCTAGGATTCTGCCCCCTGCAGAG GAAGGGAGGCATAGCCACTGTCTCCCGATCTGGATTCCTGCACACAGTGGGTCTGAGCCCTGGCTTCCTCCTTGCCAGCCCCACTGCATTCAGTGCCTCTGATCTAGGGAGATGGACCCAGGGGTTGCTCCTGGACAGGGCAGTTGAAGGAGCTGCTTGCCTGGAAGATGCATTGCGGATGGAAGGAGCAG GAGCTGACATGATGAGTGACACGAGTTCTGGAAGCTTGGAGGTGAGCCTCGGCAGCTGGGAGACTTCATTTGCCACCGTGTCACCTGGGGAGAGCGGCCACAGCTGGGAGGATGGTGACACCTGCA ACCGTCACTGGAGCTTCCAGGACCCAGAATAA